The DNA window GGCGCTCGTGGTGGCCGTGGCCACCGCCATGCAGGAGAGCAACCTCTACAACCTGGCCAGCGACGTGCTCCCCGAGTCGTTCGACTACCCGCACCAGGGCAGCGGCTCCGACCACGACTCGATCGGCCTGTTCCAGCAGCGGCCCAGCAGCGGCTGGGGCACCGTCGCCGAGATCATGCGCCCGGCGTACGCGGCCCGCGCCTTCTTCACCGCGCTGAAGGAGGTGCCCGGCTGGACCGAGATGAGCCTCACCGCGGCGGCCCAGGCCGTGCAGGTCTCCGCCTTCCCCGACGCGTACGCGCAGCACGAGGATCGGGCCACCACGGTGGTGGCGGCGCTGGTCTGAGCGGCGCTCAGGCGGCGCTGCGCTCCGCGGCGCCGCCGGTCGGCACGCCCGCGGCGGCGGTCGGCGTGTCCGGGGGCACCGTGTCGCCCCGCGCCCCGGCGAGGATCTCGTCGACGCGGGCCTCCCGCCTGCGGCGGGCCAGCAGCGCCGCCTCGAAGTCCCGGCGCGCCCGGACCGCGTCGGCGTACGCCTGCTCGCGTACCCGGCGGGCCTCCTCCCGGGCGGCCTCCAGCTCGCTGCGGGCCTCGTCCAGCAGCGCGGCGGCCTCCCGTTCGGCGGCCGTCCCGACGGCCTCCTCGCCGTCGACGACGGCGGTCCGGCGGCGCAGGAAGTCGCAGAGGTGGGTGGCGTCCTCCCGGACCTGGTCCCACTCGCGTCCGGCGCCGGCGTTCTCCGCGCGCGCCGCGAGCCGGACCAACCGGATTTTCAGCTCGTCCAGGCAGGAGTCCACCTGCCGCCGGTCGTAACCGGTCTCGACCACGGAGAACCTCATCGGTGTCGCCCCCCAGGCAGCTGGTGTCACGTCCCCCACCTGACGATCCTGGGCGGCCGGCGGCCACGGCGCGGCGCTTCCCGCAAAATGTTCAGCATCCGGACGCCCGGACGAAGCGCTCAGGGGTGCTTGGGGAGCACGACCACCCGGCCGAAGAACTCGTCGATGCGGCGCACCACGTCGTTGAAGTCGTCCAGGTCGATCGGCTTCGTCACGTACGCGTTGGCCTGGAGGGTGTAGCTGCCGAGGATGTCGGTGTCGGCGTTGGAGGTGGTGAGCACGACGATCGGGATGGTGCGCAGGTCCTCGTCCCGCTTGACCTCGCCGAGCACCTGACGCCCGTCCATCCGCGGCATGTTCAGGTCGAGCAGGATGACGTCGGGACGCCGGGCCTCGGTGTGCCGGCCCTCGCGGCGGAGGAACTCCATCGCCTCCTGGCCGTCGTTGACCACGTCGATGACCTTCTCGACGTCCGAGTCCTCGAGGGCTTCCTCGATCATCAGGACGTCACCCGGGTCGTCGTCCACCACCAGGATGCGAACGGGGCTCGGGGTGCCATGACCCATGGGACTACCTGCTTCGTCTCGGGAGGCGGACGCCGACGGCGGGGTCGACGGCTGGCGGGGCAATCTATCCGATCAGGAGGCGGCCGGCGTGGCCGGGTCGGCCACCTGCGCCTCGTGGCTCAACACCTCGGCCAGCCCGGTCACCTGGAGCACCCGGGCCACCCGCCCGGTCGCCCCGGTGATCCGCAACCAGCCACCCGCCGCGGCGGCGAGATTGTCGCCGCGGACGAACGCGGCGATGCCGGTGGAATCGCAGAAGGTCAGCTCGGTGAGGTCCAGCAGGATCTCGCGGTGCCCCTCGGCGGCCAGCCGGTCGATGGCCGCGTTGAGCTCCGGCGCGGTGCCCAGGTCGAGCTCACCCTCGAGCCGCAGGCAGGCCGGAACGCCCTCCCGCTGGCCGTGCGTGACGGCGAACGTCACCGTGGCCCCTCTCGCTCCGACCGCAGGCCAACCCTTGCAGTACGGCAAGTATACGCGGATCTCCCCGGCGTGCCCGCGCCCGGCGGTCACCGCCCCGGCGCGGCGGACAGCCCGCCGACCAGCGCGCGGGCCCGGTCGAGGAACCGGGCGGCCCGGGGGAAGTCGCGCAGCCGCTGTCCATAGTGGTCGAGGGTGAGCCCGACCGCACCCGCCGGGACCCGGCGGCTGACCAGGATCGCCACCAGCCACTCGACGAACTCGGTGAAGAGGGTCTCGTCATCGACGTAGAGGGCGGCGGCGAGGAAGTCGATGATGTAGCCGAGGTCGCTGACGGTCGAGTCGAGCTGCGCCGGGGTGTAGTCGCGCACCCCGGGCACCCGCTCCCGCAGGTCCGCTAGGGCGCTGTCGATCAGCTCACCGCGCCGCTTGGCCAGGCTCGCGTACTCGTCGTCGGCGAGGTGGTCGAGCCGGGCCGGCGGCGCCGCCCGCAGCGCCCGCTCGTCGGCCACCAGGTCCGCCGCGGTCGGCGCGTCCGGCGCCCACGACACGCCGAGCACCCGGGCCCAGCGCCCGTCGCCGCCGAAGCCGCGCCCGCCGACCACCACCGGCACGTCCGAGCGGCGGCACGCCTCGATCATCCGGTGGGCGTGCGGCAGCCGCATCGGCAGCGCGCAGGCGAGAGCCACCGCGTGCGCGTCGTAGCGGTGCAGGTAGGACACCAGGTGCGCGGCGGGCACGCTCGCCCCGAGGAAGGTGATCTGCCAGCCGCGCAGCCGCAGCACCTCGGCCACCAACCGGGCCGGCAGGGCATGCCACTCACCGTCCATGCAGGCGACCACGATCCGGCCGCGGGTCGGGCGCGGATTCGCGTACGCGGCGACGGCCGCCACCACCCGCTCGCTGATGTGGGTGGCGGCGTGCTCCTGGGCCACGCTCCACTCGTCGCGCGCCCACCGCTCCCCCACCTCGGCCTGCGCCGGGGCGACCAGGTCCAGCAGCACCCGCTCGGCCGGCACGCCGGACTTCTGCAGCCCGGCCGCCACCTCGACCGCGGCGTGCTCGTCGGCCTCCGCCAGGCACTCCAGGTAGCCGGGGAAGGCCTGCGTCGGGCCGGCCTCCGTGGTCGTCGCGGTCACGCGTCGGTCTCCCTCGTTCGCTCGGCGTCGGTCGGGCCGGGCACGGCGTGCAGGTGGCGGCCGGAACGGACCGGGTTGGCCGCCCGCAACGCGAGCACGGCGATGTCGTCGTGGTCGCCGTGGCCGAGCCAGTCGCAGGTCACCTGCTCGACGCGCTCGGCCAGCGCCGGTGCGGGCATCCGGTGGCAGCCGGTCACGGCGTGCACCAGCCGCTCGGGGCCGAACTGCTCGTCACCCCGCCGGCCGCCGCGCGCCTCGGTGACCCCGTCGCTGTAGAGCAGGCAGGTCTCGCCCGGCGCCAGGCGCACGGTCACCTCGCCGATGCGGGGATCCGGCACCACACCGATCAGCATCCCGCTCAGCGGCACCACCTCGACCTCACCGGAGGCCCGCAGGACCAGGGGCGGGAGGTGGCCGCCGCCGGCCAGGGTCAGGGTGAGGCCGCCGTCGCGCTGCGGGCGCACCACGCCCAGCACGACGGTGGCGAACCGGCCCTGCCCGTTCGCCTGGGTGGTCTCCAGCAACGCGTCGTTGAGCAGCTTCAGCAGCCGGCCCGGCTGCGACTCGACCCGGTGCAGCGCCTGCAGGCACTGGCGGAGCTGGCCGGTGAACACGGCCGCCTCGACGCCCTTGCCGGAGACGTCGCCGAGGAAGAAGACCGAGCCGCCGTCGACGAGCCGGTGCGAGCCGTAGAAGTCCCCGCCGATCCGCAGCCCGGCCTGCGCCGGCCGGTAGGCGGTCCCCCACTGCACGCCGGGGGCCGCCGCCGGCTCGACGGGCAGGAGGCTGGCCTGGAGGGTGTCGGCGACCTCGGCCTGGTCGCGGTAGAGCAGCGCGGTGGTGAGCGCGGCGCCGGCCCGGGCCGCGAACGCGCGGACCAGGTCGAGGTCGGCGTCGTCGTACCAGCGGTCGGCCCGGCGGGCGACCAGCAGCACCCCGGCCGGGGCCTCCCGACCGGGCAACGGCACCACCCGCGCGGTGACGCCGGCCGCGTCGAGACCGGGCAGCCAGCCCGCCTCGACGGCCTGCTCCACCAGCCAGTCCAGGGCGTGCGGCTCGACACCGCCGAGCCCCTCCCCGATCGCCGACGGCAGCGCCGCGGCGGCGAGCACGCCGCTGTCCACGGCGGGCGCCTCGTCGTCCGCGCGCACGGCCCGCCACCAGCGGGCCCGGCCGGAGCGCGGGGTCAGCACCAGCACGGCGACGTCGGCCACGGTCGGCACGGCCAGCCGGACCACCGCGGCGGCGGCCCGGTCGGGGTGCAGGGGGTTGCCGAGCTTCTCGCCGACCACGGCGAGGAACGCCGAGCGGGCCCGCTCGGCGAGCAGCGCGTCGGCCCGGCTGACGCTCTCGGTGACGTCCTCGACATACCAGCAGCGGCGGCCGGCGGAGAGCCCGACCCGGCGCAGGCGCAGTCGCCGGCCGTGGTGGGTGAACTCGCCCGGGTCGTCACCGCACAGGGCGGGCACGCCGGCCGCGGCGAGCACCTCGCCCGGCACCACCTCGGGAACCAGCCGCTCGGCGACCGGGCTGAGGTGCCGCACCACGCCGTCGGCGTCGCAGACGATCAGACCCTCGCGGAAGTGCTCCACGACCTCCGACCAGTCGGGGGTGGCCGGGCCACGGTCCGGGGCCAGGGGCGGCAGGGCCGGCGCGGCGGGCGACCACGCCCGAGCCCGTCTGGCACTCGGCGTGGAGATCCGTCCGTCGCCCGGGTCAGCGCCCCTGACGTCGGCAGCAGTCACCAGCTGAGCCCCACTCCTGTCGATACCCGCGGTCCCCGCGAAACGGCGCGTATGGTCAAATCTTCCTTCGCCCACCCTACGCCGGTGCACCGGTACCGCCACCCCACGCTCATGCCATGGCCTGCGGACGCGCCATCCGGCGGGGCGGTCGGGAGGTTGTTACGATCCGGGCGACCCGGCCCGACCGGCAGCCGCGAAAGGCGTGATGGTGGCACCCCGACGGAGAACACCCGAGGCGACGCCCCTGCGCATCTCCGTGGACCGTTCCGACCCCACCGCGCCGGCCGTCCGGATCGGCGGGGACCTCGCCTTCACCACGGCCGCCCCGCTGCGCACCGAGGTGGACCGGCTGCTGGCCCAGACCCCGCAGACGCTCGTGCTGGACTTCCGCGACCTGCTCTTCATCGACAGCACCGGCCTGTCGTTGATCGTCCACGCCTGGCGGGACGGCCAGCGGGGCGGCACGGCCATCCAGCTCCGGGAGACCCCCCGCTTCCTGGCCACCATCCTCGACATGACCGGGGTCGCCGGCCTGCTGTCCCGGCCGCAGCCCGACCGGCCGACGACCGGCCCGTCCGCCCGTGTCTGAGCACCCTGGGCTTTGCGGGGCCGGCTCGAGCTGGAAACATGGCGGCATGCGCCCGCAGCTGTTGACCATCGAGGTGGACCGGCTCGACGCCGGACGTGCCCGGCTTCGGCTGACCGGCGAGCTGGACTTCGACACCGCGCCGGAACTCGTCGCCGCCGCCGCCGAGCTGCGCCGCGACGGCTGCCGGGAGCTGCTCCTCGACTTCTCCGCCGTGGCGCTCTGCGACTCCTCCGGCCTCAGCGCCCTGGTCGTCATCCACCGTGCCGGCGCCGGCCCGGTGCGGCTGGACGCCGTGAGCCCCCAGGTGCGGCAGCTGCTCGACCGCACCGGGCTGGCCGAGCTGCTGGCCGTCCCGCCCGCCGGGGAGACGGCGGCGACCCGCGACGTCGGCTGACGGCGAACGGGGGTGGCCCCCGACCCTGGGACCAGGGGCCGGGGGCCGGGGAGGGTGGCTCAGGCGGCGGGGACGGCCTGCAGGCGCGGGCCGGACTCGCGCAGCTCCCCCACCGTGGGCGACGCCGCGTCCTCCGGCGTGCCCGAATCGGGCGTCTGGAACAGGTAACGGACGAACTCCCCACCCACCTCGTTGTCGTCGGCTCCCGGCCACTGCCCCACACAGTCGACGCCGACGACCTCGCGTCCGCTGCCGTCGTTCTCCTCCAGCAGCGCCCAGAGGGTCACCGGGTAGCTGCGGGTGGCCTCCGGGTCGACCTGCCACCTCGCGTACCAGCCGGGCCGGGCGGGGACGATCTCCACGATCCGTTTCATGACGACCTGCCCTTCCGCGTGCGTCGGAAGTTCTTCCGGTCCACCACGATCGTGCGGCCCCCCGGGGTGACCGGCCCTCACCCGCAGGGAGTGAAGCCGGCCGGTCCGTCGGCGGCTGTTTCCTTCCCGGCAGCGCCGGGAAGGCCACCGGCGCAAGCGCAACCGACCAGGAACGAGGTGCGACGATGCGCAAGCAGATGGAGGGCGACAACCAGCGCCGCCGGGCTCTGGCCCGGGACGCCCGGGGACGCGGTCGGCTTCCCAGCCAGACCGGCGCCAGCCTGAGCGCGTCCAAGCAGATCACCTCGCTGGACCGAGGCGAACGGTCCGGCCCGCCGCCGGCCGGCCGGCGCAAGCCGGACACGACGCGCGGCGGTCCCGCCCCGCCGCCCGCGGCCGTGGCGGAGCGCCCGCGCCCGCTGCCCGACGAGCGGCCGGCCCCGGTGACCACCCTGGGCTACCGGGACCTCGTCGGCGACGTGAGCCGGCGGGCGGGAGTCGACTTCGCCACCGCCAAGGTGGCGGCGGAGGCGACCGTGCTCGCGCTGGCCCGGGCGCTCGACGAGACCGAGCGGGAACGGCTGCTCGAGGCGGTGCCGGTGAAGCTGCACGACGTGGTGCCGGTCGACGGGCTCGCGCGGCGGCACGATTTGCCCGGCTTCCTCGCCGAGGTGGGCCGGCGCAGCCGGCTGACGCCGGAACAGGCCCGCTACCAGGCGCAGGCCACCCTGGCCGCGCTGGCCGACGCGGACGGCGAACTCGTCGAGTCGCTGCGCGTACCGGACGGGTTGCAGGACCTGCTCCCGCCGCCGCCGGCGGTCGGCGGCGGCCTGGTGGGCGCGACGTCCGCCACCGCCCCGCTGGACGAGGCGGAACTGCGCGACGCGCTCGGCCGGCTGCCGTACTGGTCCAGCGACCGGCAGTCGCTGGTGCGCACCATCGAGCTGCCGAACGGCAACCTGGACCGGGTGCTCGACCGGCTCGACCAGCTCCGGGGCGAGACCGGGCGCGGCCCGCAGATCGGCCGTCCCGGCCCGGACAGCGCCGTGCTCACCGTGCGCAGCCAGCAGGTCGACGGGGTGACGGCGGCGGACGTGGACCTGGCCCGGCGGGTCGACGACGCCATCGACGAGGCCGGCGCCGGGATGAACGCCGGCTGAGCCACGGCCGGTCCGGGCCGGCGGGCGCCACGCCCGCCGGCCCGGGGTGCGCCGGGTACCGTTGCCCGCCGTGGACAGCGACGCCGAGGCCCTGGAGATCGTCGTGGACCCGGCCCGGCCCACCGGCCGGACGCTGCTCGCCGCGGGGGTCGAACAGTCGTACGTCGACCTGGCGGACCCTCGCCACCTGCACTTCGAGTACGTACGGCGGATGGCCGCCGTGGTCGACCTGGCCGCCCCGCCGGGTCGGCCGTTGGCCGTCCTGCACCTGGGCGGCGGGGCGCTCACCCTGCCCCGCTGGCTGGCCGCCGCCCGGCCCGGCTCACCCCAGCGGGTGATCGAGCGGGACCCGGCGGTGGTCGAGCTGGTCCGCCGCGAGCTGCCCCCGGTGCCGCCGGAGGTGGTCGTCGAGATCGGCGACGCCCGGGACGCGGTCGCCGCCGCCCCGGCCGGGGCGTACGACGTGGTGCTGGCCGACGTCTACCGGGCGGCCCGGATGCCCCGGCACGTGGCCAGCGTGGAGTTCGCCGCCGAGGTGGCCCGGGTGCTCCGCCCGGACGGCGTCCTCCTGGTCAACGTCACCGACCTGCCGCCGCTCGTGCACACCCGGACCCAGGTGGCCACCCTGCGGGCGGTCTTCGCCGACGTCTGCCTGGTCACCGACCGGCGGATGCTGCGCGGCCGGCGGTACGGCAACCTGGTCCTCGCCGCGTCCACCCGTCCCGACCGGCTGCCGGTACGCCGGCTCGTCGCCCGCGCCGCCGGCGACCCGGTGCCCGGGGGCGTGCTGCACGGGGCGACGCTCGACGCGTTCGTCGCGGGGACCCGGCCGGCCACCGACGCCACCCTCGCCGAGCGCTGACGGCGGGGTTTCCCCTCATCCGGTGCGGGTAGCCGCGCCGGATGAGCAGAGCCGACGACCGGTCCACCGCCCGCCGGGCGCTGATCGTGATCGGTCTGGTGCTCGCCACGCTGATGGGGCTGGCGCTCGTCTGGGCGACCCGGCGGGTGCTGGTCTGGGGCCTCGTCGCGGCGTTCTTCGCGGTGGCCCTGAACCCCCTGGTCGACCGGGTGGAACGGCGGCTGGTGCGGCGCCGGGCCCTGGCCACCCTGCTGGTCTTCCTGGCCGCCTTCGTGCTGCTGGCCGCGCTGGGCGCGATGATCGTGCTGCCGCTGGCCGACGAGCTGGGCCGGTTCGCCGACCGGGCGCCGGAGCTGCTCCGCGAGGCGCGCGCCGGGCGCGGACCGGTCGGCGAGGTCCTCAACCGGTTCCACCTGCTCCGGTACGCCGACACCCACGCCGACCAGATCCAGCGCTACGGCTCCCGGCTCGGCCAGCCGGCGGTCGGGGTGCTCCGGGGCGTGCTGGAGATCGTCGCCGCGGTGCTCACCGTGGTGGTGCTGGCCTACCTGATGGTGCTGGAGGCCCCGAAGATCATCGCCGGCACGCTCCAACTGATCGGCGACGGCGCGGCGGAGCGGCTGCGGCGCATCGGCCGGGACTCCTCCCGGATCATCACCGGCTACCTCAGCGGCAACCTGCTCATCAGCGTCATCTGCGGCGGCCTGACCTTCGCAGTGCTCGTCCTCGTCGGGGTGCCGTTCGCCGGGGTGATCGCCCTGGTGGTCGCGCTGGCCGACCTGGTGCCGCTGGTCGGGGCCACCATCGGGGCGATCGTCGCGGCGGGGGCCGGGTTCCTGCACTCCCCCACAGCCGGCGTGGTGGTGCTGGTCTTCTTCGTGGTCTACCAGCAGGTCGAGAACCACCTGCTGCAACCGGTCATCATGGCCCGCGCGGTCCGGCTGAACCCGTTGACCGTGCTGGTGAGCGTGCTGCTCGCCGCCGAGCTGGCCGGCCTGGTGGGCGCCCTGCTGGCCATCCCGGTGGCCGGGATCGGGCAGGTGCTGCTGCGCGAATTCGCCCGGACCGGCCGGCAGGCCCTGCCCGTCCCGGCGCCCGCGGGCCCGGACGCGGCGGCCGGCGGACGGGCTCCCGGGGACGGGAAGCCGCCGCCGGCCGGCGGTTAAGCCGCGCGGACCGGAGTCAGCGCCGCCGCACCATCTCGGGCGACTCGCTCTCCAGCGGCACCGCGTTCGCCGGGACCAGGCCCAGCTGCACGGCCGGCCGGGGCAGGGCGGCGTCGAGCAGCCAGTCCGCGCCGACCCGCGCCCGGTTGCTCGGCATGGCGTACAGGTGGTAGCCGCGGGTGACCGTCTTGGCCGGCAGGCCGGCCAGCGGCACGTGCAGCGGGTTGGCCGCCGCCTCCTTGCCGCCCAGGTCGACCACCCAGCCCAGGTCGCGGTGCTTGTACGTCTTCCGGGTGCCCCTGCCGTAGGAGGCGGCGATGTTGTGGGCCGCGAGCTTGCCCTGCCGCTGCGCGTGCTGGGCGGTCATGGCGCAGATCTGCCCGGGGCGGGTCGCATCGGGCACGGCCGCCGCGTCGCCGCAGGCGAACACCTCCGGGTAGCCGGGAACGTTGAGGTACTCGTCCACCACGAGGCGGCCCTTCTCGGTGCGCAGCCCCAGCTCGGCCACGAACGGGTCGGGGCGCACCCCGACACACCAGACCAGGCTGCACGTCGGGACGTACTCGCCGTCGGTGAGCATCACCCCGTCCGGGGTGGCCTCGGAGACCGAGGTGCCCATGCGCACGTCGACGCCGCGCCGGCGCAGCACCCGGTCGGCGGTGACGGACAGGCGCTGGTCCAGCTCGGGCAGCACGCGCGGGGCCACGTCCAGCAGCATCCAGCGGGGACGCACCTTGAGGTGGGGCCGCTGGGCCATCAGCCGGTCGGTGAAGAGCTGGCCGTGCGCGGCGACCTCGGTGCCGGTGTAGCCCGCGCCGACCACCACGAAGGTGGTCCGGGACCGCTGCTCGGCCGGGTCCTCGGCCAGCTCGGCCAGCTCGACCTGCCGGACCACGTGGTCGTGCAGGTAGAGCGCCTCGGGCAGGCCGCGGAAGCCATGCGCGTACTCGGTCACCCCGGGGATCGGCAGCAGCTTGTTGACGCTGCCGACGGAGAGCACCAGCCGGTCGTACGCGAGCTGGCCGTGGTCCCCCTCGACGGAGCGGTAGCCGACCCAGCGGTTCTGCAGGTCGACCCGATCCGCCTCGCCGACGACCACCCGGACGCCGTCGAGGGTGCCGGCGAGCGGCACGGCGATCCGGGTGGGCTCGACCACGCCGGCGGCGACCTCGGGCAGCAGCGGCAGGTAGAGGAAGTAGTCGGTCGTGTTCAACACGACGATCTCGGCCCGCTTGCCGGCCAACCGGCTCAACGCCTTCGCCGCGTGGTATCCGGCGAACCCGGCCCCCACGATCACCACACGAGGTTTCGTCATGCCCGCTGCCGTTCCCGTCGAGGACCCCGACAAACGTGGCCGTCAGTCGGGGGCGAGCCGGACGTACCCGGTCCGGCCGACCGCCTCCACGTCCCAGCAGCGGCCGAAGGCGCGGACCCGCTCGGCGGTGATCCGACCCAGTTCGGGCGGCACGTCCGCGTCGATCTCCAGCCGGCCGCCTACCGGGTTGAGGTTGAGCATGGCCCGGACCAGCGCCAGCGGCGCGCCGGCCGCCCAGGCCTGCGGGCTGCACGCGGTGGGGTACGGCACCGCGAACATGGTCCGCTCCCGCATGTAGCCGCTGAGCGCCTCGGGAAGCCGGTAGCCGAACTGCTCGGCCGCGTCGAGAAGGGCCAGGCTGATCCGGTTGGCCTCCGCCCGGTAGCCGTAGCGGACCAGCCCGAGCACAGCGATCGAGTTGTCGTGCGGCCACACCGTGCCGAGGTGGTAGCCGAGGGCGTTGTACGGCCGGTCCTCCCGAGACAGGGTCCGGATGCCCCAGCCGGAGAACATGTCCTCGTGCATGAGCTGGCGCACCACCGCCTCGGCGCGCTCAGGTGGGACGATGCCGCTCCACAGCAGGTGTCCCATGTTGGAGGTCTTCGAGTCGATCGGGGTCTTGTCGCCGTCCAGGCCGACCGCGTAGAAGCCGCCCCGCTCATCGAGCCAGAAGTCTCGGTTGAACCGCTCGTGGAGCCGGGCCGCGTCGGCGCGCAACCGGGTGGCCAGCCGCGGGTCCGCGAGCGGCCCGTCGGCCAGTTCGGCCAGGCGCAGTTTCGCGTCGTAGGTGTAGCCCTGGAGCTCACAGGTGGCGATCGGCAGCACGGGGATCCGGCCGTCGGAGAAGCAGACCCCGTCCGGGGAGTCCCGCCAGCACTGGTTGCCCAGTCCCTCGGGCGAGCGGGTGGCGTACTCGACGTAGCCGTCTCCGTCCCGATCCCCGTAGGTGTCGATCCAGTGCAGTGCGGCGAGTGCGTGCTCCCGCAGCCGATGCACCATGTCGTCGTCGCCGCTCCACCGCCAGTACTCGGAGAGCAGGATCAGCCAGAGCTGGGTGGCGTCGGCGGTGCCGTAGTACGGGGTGTACGGCTTCGTCCCGGTGCGGGTCAGCTCCCCGCTGCGCACCTCGTGCAGGATTCGGCCGGGCTCCTCGTCGGTGAAGTCGTCACACCGGGTGCCCTGGAGCCGGGCGAGCGCCAGCAGCGCCCCCTGGGCCAGGCCGGGTCCGGCCACCAGCGTCTGGTAGGCGGTGATCAGGGTGTCCCGGCCGAACACGGTCAGGAACCAGGGCAGCCCGGCCCCCGGCAGCATGATCCGCTGGCCCTTGACCTCCAGGTCGAGCCGGAGCGCGGCCAGGTCGTACCGGGACCGGCGGACAATCCGCTCCAGCGCGGTGCTGTCGCTGCGCAGCACGGCCCGGGTCTCCACCCAGCGGCGCAGCGGGTCCTCGCCCCGCCCGTGCAGC is part of the Micromonospora halotolerans genome and encodes:
- a CDS encoding ATPase codes for the protein MRFSVVETGYDRRQVDSCLDELKIRLVRLAARAENAGAGREWDQVREDATHLCDFLRRRTAVVDGEEAVGTAAEREAAALLDEARSELEAAREEARRVREQAYADAVRARRDFEAALLARRRREARVDEILAGARGDTVPPDTPTAAAGVPTGGAAERSAA
- a CDS encoding response regulator — its product is MGHGTPSPVRILVVDDDPGDVLMIEEALEDSDVEKVIDVVNDGQEAMEFLRREGRHTEARRPDVILLDLNMPRMDGRQVLGEVKRDEDLRTIPIVVLTTSNADTDILGSYTLQANAYVTKPIDLDDFNDVVRRIDEFFGRVVVLPKHP
- a CDS encoding STAS domain-containing protein, which translates into the protein MTFAVTHGQREGVPACLRLEGELDLGTAPELNAAIDRLAAEGHREILLDLTELTFCDSTGIAAFVRGDNLAAAAGGWLRITGATGRVARVLQVTGLAEVLSHEAQVADPATPAAS
- a CDS encoding cobalamin B12-binding domain-containing protein — protein: MTATTTEAGPTQAFPGYLECLAEADEHAAVEVAAGLQKSGVPAERVLLDLVAPAQAEVGERWARDEWSVAQEHAATHISERVVAAVAAYANPRPTRGRIVVACMDGEWHALPARLVAEVLRLRGWQITFLGASVPAAHLVSYLHRYDAHAVALACALPMRLPHAHRMIEACRRSDVPVVVGGRGFGGDGRWARVLGVSWAPDAPTAADLVADERALRAAPPARLDHLADDEYASLAKRRGELIDSALADLRERVPGVRDYTPAQLDSTVSDLGYIIDFLAAALYVDDETLFTEFVEWLVAILVSRRVPAGAVGLTLDHYGQRLRDFPRAARFLDRARALVGGLSAAPGR
- a CDS encoding PP2C family protein-serine/threonine phosphatase — encoded protein: MTAADVRGADPGDGRISTPSARRARAWSPAAPALPPLAPDRGPATPDWSEVVEHFREGLIVCDADGVVRHLSPVAERLVPEVVPGEVLAAAGVPALCGDDPGEFTHHGRRLRLRRVGLSAGRRCWYVEDVTESVSRADALLAERARSAFLAVVGEKLGNPLHPDRAAAAVVRLAVPTVADVAVLVLTPRSGRARWWRAVRADDEAPAVDSGVLAAAALPSAIGEGLGGVEPHALDWLVEQAVEAGWLPGLDAAGVTARVVPLPGREAPAGVLLVARRADRWYDDADLDLVRAFAARAGAALTTALLYRDQAEVADTLQASLLPVEPAAAPGVQWGTAYRPAQAGLRIGGDFYGSHRLVDGGSVFFLGDVSGKGVEAAVFTGQLRQCLQALHRVESQPGRLLKLLNDALLETTQANGQGRFATVVLGVVRPQRDGGLTLTLAGGGHLPPLVLRASGEVEVVPLSGMLIGVVPDPRIGEVTVRLAPGETCLLYSDGVTEARGGRRGDEQFGPERLVHAVTGCHRMPAPALAERVEQVTCDWLGHGDHDDIAVLALRAANPVRSGRHLHAVPGPTDAERTRETDA
- a CDS encoding STAS domain-containing protein encodes the protein MDRSDPTAPAVRIGGDLAFTTAAPLRTEVDRLLAQTPQTLVLDFRDLLFIDSTGLSLIVHAWRDGQRGGTAIQLRETPRFLATILDMTGVAGLLSRPQPDRPTTGPSARV
- a CDS encoding STAS domain-containing protein, which encodes MRPQLLTIEVDRLDAGRARLRLTGELDFDTAPELVAAAAELRRDGCRELLLDFSAVALCDSSGLSALVVIHRAGAGPVRLDAVSPQVRQLLDRTGLAELLAVPPAGETAATRDVG
- a CDS encoding DUF2267 domain-containing protein, giving the protein MRKQMEGDNQRRRALARDARGRGRLPSQTGASLSASKQITSLDRGERSGPPPAGRRKPDTTRGGPAPPPAAVAERPRPLPDERPAPVTTLGYRDLVGDVSRRAGVDFATAKVAAEATVLALARALDETERERLLEAVPVKLHDVVPVDGLARRHDLPGFLAEVGRRSRLTPEQARYQAQATLAALADADGELVESLRVPDGLQDLLPPPPAVGGGLVGATSATAPLDEAELRDALGRLPYWSSDRQSLVRTIELPNGNLDRVLDRLDQLRGETGRGPQIGRPGPDSAVLTVRSQQVDGVTAADVDLARRVDDAIDEAGAGMNAG
- a CDS encoding spermidine synthase, with protein sequence MDSDAEALEIVVDPARPTGRTLLAAGVEQSYVDLADPRHLHFEYVRRMAAVVDLAAPPGRPLAVLHLGGGALTLPRWLAAARPGSPQRVIERDPAVVELVRRELPPVPPEVVVEIGDARDAVAAAPAGAYDVVLADVYRAARMPRHVASVEFAAEVARVLRPDGVLLVNVTDLPPLVHTRTQVATLRAVFADVCLVTDRRMLRGRRYGNLVLAASTRPDRLPVRRLVARAAGDPVPGGVLHGATLDAFVAGTRPATDATLAER
- a CDS encoding AI-2E family transporter — encoded protein: MSRADDRSTARRALIVIGLVLATLMGLALVWATRRVLVWGLVAAFFAVALNPLVDRVERRLVRRRALATLLVFLAAFVLLAALGAMIVLPLADELGRFADRAPELLREARAGRGPVGEVLNRFHLLRYADTHADQIQRYGSRLGQPAVGVLRGVLEIVAAVLTVVVLAYLMVLEAPKIIAGTLQLIGDGAAERLRRIGRDSSRIITGYLSGNLLISVICGGLTFAVLVLVGVPFAGVIALVVALADLVPLVGATIGAIVAAGAGFLHSPTAGVVVLVFFVVYQQVENHLLQPVIMARAVRLNPLTVLVSVLLAAELAGLVGALLAIPVAGIGQVLLREFARTGRQALPVPAPAGPDAAAGGRAPGDGKPPPAGG
- a CDS encoding NAD(P)/FAD-dependent oxidoreductase, whose product is MTKPRVVIVGAGFAGYHAAKALSRLAGKRAEIVVLNTTDYFLYLPLLPEVAAGVVEPTRIAVPLAGTLDGVRVVVGEADRVDLQNRWVGYRSVEGDHGQLAYDRLVLSVGSVNKLLPIPGVTEYAHGFRGLPEALYLHDHVVRQVELAELAEDPAEQRSRTTFVVVGAGYTGTEVAAHGQLFTDRLMAQRPHLKVRPRWMLLDVAPRVLPELDQRLSVTADRVLRRRGVDVRMGTSVSEATPDGVMLTDGEYVPTCSLVWCVGVRPDPFVAELGLRTEKGRLVVDEYLNVPGYPEVFACGDAAAVPDATRPGQICAMTAQHAQRQGKLAAHNIAASYGRGTRKTYKHRDLGWVVDLGGKEAAANPLHVPLAGLPAKTVTRGYHLYAMPSNRARVGADWLLDAALPRPAVQLGLVPANAVPLESESPEMVRRR